DNA from Canis lupus familiaris isolate Mischka breed German Shepherd chromosome 33, alternate assembly UU_Cfam_GSD_1.0, whole genome shotgun sequence:
TCCATAGTTTCCTCTAAACCCTGGGGCAGGTGTTTCTGGGATAGGAAGCCACACAGGGAGACCACAGAAGAATCTGTTACAAACCCAAGTTTGGTAGAAGATCTAGTTGGAACCTGTTGTGAGCCAGGGGCAACTCTGACCGCTGCTCCATGTCCACTCCCTTGGTGGTTCACTCTTCCTTGTTTCTCTCCTCTGCGGCATGAGACGACACTTTCTGAAGAGACTTGCTTGGGGAGCCATTTCTCGTTTATTAAGGTATCACTTGGACAGCATACAAACAGCACAAGTGGAAACTACAAACCCACACACAGAATAAATTATGacatttgtatttaaaagtaaACGATAGAGGAATCCGTGTTACCAGAAGGGCTTCCCAGTCCAGTGTCTGGAGATTCATGAAGTGTCGGCAGCCCTGAGAGTTCAGGATAAATCTTCTGTGAGACATTTGGAGCCAAACACCCCCTTCCGTGCATATCTAATGAGGCCCAAACTCCTGCACACAAACATGTATATGCAAAGACAAACACAcagtgagtgggggcaggggacagccTGTAAACAACAGTTGCTTAAAGCAAAGTGGACCCAGTTGCATTTTCCCTGTGGCACTGGTGGCGCTTAAGTTCCTGGCACTCACTCTCCACCAACTCCCTCGCTCCCTTGGGAGTGAGTGTGGGCCCCTGGGGCAGCGAGGCAGTGGAAGGCTGCTGCCTGAGGCCAGGAACCCAGTTCTGTTTTCTGGAACTGCAGGGTGACCACCTCATGGCCTTCCTACGCTGCGCTTGCTCCGTTGTCTGGCCTGCCAAGCCCTGCTGGCCACTCCCAGGAGAATGAGTGAAGTGACGTGCCCTCAGGGAAATCTGCCAACTTGGGAGTCCCGCAAGTCCCCTGGGGGCCATTCTCTAGCAGTGTGATGTCTGGGGACGTTACCTCAGTTCTCTAAGCCTCAAATTCCTCATATttcctatctgtgaaatgggaacaagAGTGCCTACTTCACAGGGTTATCATAAGGAATTACTGAAATTTTATATCATCAAGTACCATGCTAGACGCAAGTTAAATACTCAAAACctattttctttcctgccttctcccCCATTTCTTCATGTTTCCCTATTTTCTATTTCCAGGTTTATGTAGCTTTTGGTGGTCATGTAATCCCAACAGCACCAAAACAGGGGCTCTTGATAAACAGAGCCTAGAGCCTCTCCTACCTACCCCATCAGAAATTGCCAGTGTATGCTTCTCCCACCCCTTGCCCCTGCCCAGTACAAAACTGTACCTCTGGAAGAGTCAGAGGGATGGGCCACAGGGACCAGGAGGTTGTCTGGGCCCCTGGTGTCATCTGAACTCAGGAGCAGGACCTGGGCAGCCTATGCACACATGGAGACCTGACAGGCTCAGGGATGATGGGTGAGATGCCATCATGGCAGAAAGACTTGTACCTCAAATAGTGGcataaaggggactctgagtctGGCCAGAAGCTGGCAATGAGGGGTGGTGTTGTTCACAAACTTCAGCAGAAATAAAACCATCCCCTGCCAAGAGTGGGGTACCCAAGAATATGAGACTTCCTTCCTAGCAAGTCTATCCATCAGAAGGCCAGTTTGATGGGTCACAGTCTACAACTCTGGTTCTGCAGAAACTTTCCTTTCATCTCTCCATCCGTATGTCTACACAGTTTTCCACCCGGTATATATGAAGTGTTTTATAGAATACAGACTGACCAGGACGGAAGACTGTCTGTGCTCATTTAGCACCTTTTatctaaaagttatttttttatggtcACTCAACCAGAGTCTTTTATAGGAATGCTGTGAGGTAGTAACAAGACAGGCAATACCCCTCTTTTGATAAATGGAGAAGTGCTCAGGGTAGCATGGTGCTCAAGGGAGCAGAGCTGAGACCTGGTAAAGGCTTGATCAATTCAGGGCACGGTGTGTTCCCCAAAGGCCAGAGCTGGCCTTCCACCTGCGGGCCTTGGTGGGGCTTGTCCTGAACCCACCTCTAGATCCAGACCCACTCAGCACGCTTTTCACACCAGTGTGGGTTTCAAGTCATCTTTGAAGTTCACGATAGGCTTTGATCGGGCCCACAGCTTTTCCCAGGAAGCCAGCCCTCCGGCGGGGTCAGGGTCGCTGTCGGACGAGCCACTGCCACTGGAGTCAGAGGAGCTCTGGAAGCAGATTTCACAGTAGGGCCGGTGGCAGCGGCAGAAGAGCTCGTCTGAACTGCTGGATTCCGTGTCCAGGTAGGGGCCGCGCACGGAGCCTGGGGCCAGCAGCTGCCACCGCTCAGGAACACCTGGCGCGGCCCTGGACAGGTGTGGGGCCGCGGGATACTGCGCCTGGTCAGGGCCAGGAGGCCGGTAAGGACAGGCTGTCTGGCCCCCGCTGGGCCCCCGGGGCTCTGTCCCGCTTTGTTTGCCACCCTGCGGGGGCCCCGGCTTGCCCTGGGGATCTGCGGGTAGGGAAGTCTTCCCAGAAGAGGGTctgggggctctgggctcagcacttTGCGGGGCCAGGCTGGCACTGCCCCTGTTCTGCACGGTTAGCCGCCCGCTGCGCACCCCAGACACAGTCCGATTTGCACGATGCCCCACGTAGGAAGGTACAGAGCCCGGAAAGGGGGGGCGAGCCCGCAGTGCCGCCCGCCGGCTCCTCACCATGTGCGGGCTGCAGCCCAGCTCCCTGGAGGGGGGCACCTGCTGGGGGCCGTGGGTGGCACTGCTtggccagggctgcaggggacagggcaggggcgAGGGGAGGGGGGCCTTGGGGCCCCGGCCCAGATCCCGTAGGACTTCCTGAAGCTTCTCCCTGATGACTGAATTGACCCTTGACAGCCGCTTGTGGGGCTCCTCTGCGTCCTCCAGCTGCCCCTGTCTCCGGGGCCCGGGACCTTCGTCACCGGGTATGAGGCTCTGGTGGGGGGCCATGGGTACTTGGGCTCTTCCTTCTTCACCTTGGCTTTGCTCGGGCCGTGGCTTCTGGCTGCAGCCCAAATTTAAATGATCAGAAAAGTCTTCCAAATTAGAGGTTTTCTCCTTGTGCCCCGGAGAGGAGCTGGTGTCCTTGACCTCCCCTTCCAGGCTTTGTCCATTTGAGGAGGACACTGAGGTGCTCCGGGAGCCCCGGGGGGCCACACTGGTATCATCCTGAGGGTCAGAGGGGCCTTCCGAAGGCCCCCGAGCTGCCAGGCTGTGGGCAGAGGCTGCAAGCGGGCCGCTCCTGCTGCGGGAAGAGTCGGGAGAGGCCGCGCACTCTGGGGGGTCCAAGGTGCACTCCGCGGACATCAGCCTCACTAGCTTCTCTTTGGCGTTGTTTACTTGTTCCTGCAGGCTTTCAATCATAGCATTTTTCTGCGAAACAAAAGCGAAACTATCAATAAAGGATGCCTCCGAGGCTTTTTACATTGTTTCCCAAGCTGGAGAAAGCGTGGCTCCACAACCTCGGTCTGAATCCTAGTCCCTCCGCGTCCTGGCTGGTGACCTCAGGCTCTGAGGATGGGAGTGAAGTGCTTAGCGCAATACCGGTGCTCACAAAAGGTTAGCCAGGGCTTACCGTTGGGTGATCttaccccccgcccccatccccagaCTGCGTGGCACTGCCTGTGAGAAGGGAGGTCAGAGGCGGCACAGGAGCTGTTTGCTGGCTGCTGCAGtgccctctcccctttcctcagAACTTAGAGGGTCAGATCGCTCTGTGGGACACATTGGGTAATGTTTGAGATGGCCCAACTCGGGGGTTTATCAGTTTTGCAAAATACAGATAAATTTCAGGAATATCTCAAGGGGAtggatgaatgagaaaatatgtattttgccTCTTGCTAAACAGACTAGAAAATTTGGGAGGAACACGGAGAAGAGTGGAGATTCTTGCACCAAAGAGACAAGACTGGAGCTAGGGGTCGGGAGGGGTGCAACAAGATTCTCAGGTTGGTGTGATCACCTCCCCGGGCTGGACCTCAGGGGTGGGCGCCAAAGCTACCACGTGGCACTGTTAGCTGTTGGTATCTGCTAAAGAAGAGCTGGCACCAGAATTATtggagaaactttttttctttgtaatggaATAGTTGGGACTAAATCTCTGATAGCTTGATTTAGTAGATCTAGCATGGAGCCTCCATGAATGAGCCTGGGGCAGTTCTGTGGAGCAGCCTACCTGCTGCACGGCTGTCAGCTGATAAACAGGCTGCAGCGGGAGGGCTGGCAGGTGTGCCTGTCCTAACTGCAAGATCAGGGGGGGCAGGAAGTAGGAGGAAGGGGCGCTGGTGGGTGTGCTCTGAGCAGCCTCTGCTGGTACAGCAGGTGATCGTCTAGCTCAGAACTGTCCACCTTCTGAGGTTTCTGATGTTCAAAAGTAGTGGAGCACAGAGGAGAATGGATGGTCTTGGGGAAGACAATTCAGGGTACAGAGTTTGGGGGTAATAACACAACACTGAATTCCAGAAAGTGCGAGTCCAAATACCCAATGCTACCTCCTTGTTGTCATCGTCTCTAGAAGCTGAGGGGGAGCATCTGGACCTCCATTTATTATACcctagaaataaaagaaggttTCCCTTCTTTAGGCTACCTGAAACAAGTCACCTGTGGActgaacctatttttttttttcaagttgatATGGGAGTGTTGCCCAGAAGTGACCCTTTAAGGGAGCAGTAACTTAAGTAAACTAGTCCAGGACAGTCCTCTGGCAGCAACTCTAAGCAGGTCTCCAATTCTCTATTATAAGCAGGAGGGTGATTTTCCAAATATTGGTACTCCAGTGTCCTCCTGGCTTAGTCTCCTT
Protein-coding regions in this window:
- the GPR156 gene encoding probable G-protein coupled receptor 156 isoform X3, which encodes MEPEINCSELCDSFPGQELDRSPLHNLCRTITSSHYSGKTISSLSPVLLGIVWTFLSCGLLLIVFFLGFTIRCRNNRIVKMSSPNLNIVTLLGSCLTYSSVYLFGIQDRDALGGGSMETLIQIRLSMLCIGTSLVFGPILGKSWRLYKVFTQRVPDKRVIIKDLQLLGLVAALVVADVILLVTWVLTDPIQCLQILGVSMTLKQWKAFEEEDQTIRRMAKYFSSPSKSFHAQYGEEQNYHARGERNSMDRLLTEKNAMIESLQEQVNNAKEKLVRLMSAECTLDPPECAASPDSSRSRSGPLAASAHSLAARGPSEGPSDPQDDTSVAPRGSRSTSVSSSNGQSLEGEVKDTSSSPGHKEKTSNLEDFSDHLNLGCSQKPRPEQSQGEEGRAQVPMAPHQSLIPGDEGPGPRRQGQLEDAEEPHKRLSRVNSVIREKLQEVLRDLGRGPKAPLPSPLPCPLQPWPSSATHGPQQVPPSRELGCSPHMVRSRRAALRARPPFPGSVPSYVGHRANRTVSGVRSGRLTVQNRGSASLAPQSAEPRAPRPSSGKTSLPADPQGKPGPPQGGKQSGTEPRGPSGGQTACPYRPPGPDQAQYPAAPHLSRAAPGVPERWQLLAPGSVRGPYLDTESSSSDELFCRCHRPYCEICFQSSSDSSGSGSSDSDPDPAGGLASWEKLWARSKPIVNFKDDLKPTLV
- the GPR156 gene encoding probable G-protein coupled receptor 156 isoform X2; its protein translation is MSSPNLNIVTLLGSCLTYSSVYLFGIQDRDALGGGSMETLIQIRLSMLCIGTSLVFGPILGKSWRLYKVFTQRVPDKRVIIKDLQLLGLVAALVVADVILLVTWVLTDPIQCLQILGVSMTVTGRDVSCSLTSSHFCASRYSDVWIALVLVCKGLLLLYGAYLAGLTDHVSSPPVNQSLTIMVGVNLVVVTAGLLFVVTRYLHSWPNLVFGLTSGGIFVCTTTINCFIFIPQLKQWKAFEEEDQTIRRMAKYFSSPSKSFHAQYGEEQNYHARGERNSMDRLLTEKNAMIESLQEQVNNAKEKLVRLMSAECTLDPPECAASPDSSRSRSGPLAASAHSLAARGPSEGPSDPQDDTSVAPRGSRSTSVSSSNGQSLEGEVKDTSSSPGHKEKTSNLEDFSDHLNLGCSQKPRPEQSQGEEGRAQVPMAPHQSLIPGDEGPGPRRQGQLEDAEEPHKRLSRVNSVIREKLQEVLRDLGRGPKAPLPSPLPCPLQPWPSSATHGPQQVPPSRELGCSPHMVRSRRAALRARPPFPGSVPSYVGHRANRTVSGVRSGRLTVQNRGSASLAPQSAEPRAPRPSSGKTSLPADPQGKPGPPQGGKQSGTEPRGPSGGQTACPYRPPGPDQAQYPAAPHLSRAAPGVPERWQLLAPGSVRGPYLDTESSSSDELFCRCHRPYCEICFQSSSDSSGSGSSDSDPDPAGGLASWEKLWARSKPIVNFKDDLKPTLV
- the GPR156 gene encoding probable G-protein coupled receptor 156 isoform X1 — translated: MEPEINCSELCDSFPGQELDRSPLHNLCRTITSSHYSGKTISSLSPVLLGIVWTFLSCGLLLIVFFLGFTIRCRNNRIVKMSSPNLNIVTLLGSCLTYSSVYLFGIQDRDALGGGSMETLIQIRLSMLCIGTSLVFGPILGKSWRLYKVFTQRVPDKRVIIKDLQLLGLVAALVVADVILLVTWVLTDPIQCLQILGVSMTVTGRDVSCSLTSSHFCASRYSDVWIALVLVCKGLLLLYGAYLAGLTDHVSSPPVNQSLTIMVGVNLVVVTAGLLFVVTRYLHSWPNLVFGLTSGGIFVCTTTINCFIFIPQLKQWKAFEEEDQTIRRMAKYFSSPSKSFHAQYGEEQNYHARGERNSMDRLLTEKNAMIESLQEQVNNAKEKLVRLMSAECTLDPPECAASPDSSRSRSGPLAASAHSLAARGPSEGPSDPQDDTSVAPRGSRSTSVSSSNGQSLEGEVKDTSSSPGHKEKTSNLEDFSDHLNLGCSQKPRPEQSQGEEGRAQVPMAPHQSLIPGDEGPGPRRQGQLEDAEEPHKRLSRVNSVIREKLQEVLRDLGRGPKAPLPSPLPCPLQPWPSSATHGPQQVPPSRELGCSPHMVRSRRAALRARPPFPGSVPSYVGHRANRTVSGVRSGRLTVQNRGSASLAPQSAEPRAPRPSSGKTSLPADPQGKPGPPQGGKQSGTEPRGPSGGQTACPYRPPGPDQAQYPAAPHLSRAAPGVPERWQLLAPGSVRGPYLDTESSSSDELFCRCHRPYCEICFQSSSDSSGSGSSDSDPDPAGGLASWEKLWARSKPIVNFKDDLKPTLV